The genomic window GCGCTACCTCCTCGCCGAGGAGAAGGCCTACGAGGGGACGATCAGCCTCGGCACCGCGACCGACACACTCGACCGCACCGGCTCTCCGATCGCCACGGCACCCGTCCCGCCGCTCGCACAGCCCGAGCTCGACGCGGTCGCCGCGCGCTTCACCGGACGCCAGCAGCAGGTGCCGCCCATGTACTCGGCGCTCAAGCGCGACGGCGTGCCCCTCTACGAGCTCGCCCGCCGCGGCCTCGAGGTCGAGCGCGCGCCGCGCGAGATCACGATCGAGCGCATCGAGCTGGCGCTCAGCGGACCGGACCGGATCGACTTCCGCATCGCCTGCTCGAAGGGGACGTACGTGCGCGTGCTGGCGGCCGACGTGGGGCGGGCGCTCGGGACGGTCGCCCACCTCGAGCGCCTGCGGCGGACGCGGGTCGGCGCCTTTCGCGTCGAGGACGCGACGGCGGTCGACGCCCTCCTCGGGCTCGCGCCCGGCGCCACGTTGCCGGTCGTGGCCGTCCGCGACGCGCTCGCCGGCTATGCGGCCTTCTCGGCTCCCTCCGATGCGCTCGGCCGCCTGCGCCGCGGCCAGCAGGAGCCGCTCGCGCGTCTGCCCGCGCCGCGCGCCGCGGGCGAGACGGCGCTCCTGCTCGACCCCGCGGGCAACGTGGCGGCGGTCATCGAGGCCGCGGGGGCGCGCGCGGCCTGGCGCCTCGTCCGCCTGCTCGGGGTGTCGTGAGGAGGAGATGCTGCCCTGATCAGCCAGCGCCGAGGAGGACACCAGCTTTACAAGGCACAAACGCCATGTTAGGAGAGCCGGCTCAAATAGCGAGATACGAACGAGACGAAGAGGGCGGGATGGCAGTCGTGCAGGAGCGCACGCAGGAGATCGTGCAGGCGTATCGCCGGCACGCGAGCGACACGGGGTCGCCCGAGATCCAAATCGCGCTCCTCACCAACCGCATCGGGTACCTGACGGGGCACTTCAAGGTGCACCAGAAGGACCACCACTCCCGTCGTGGGCTGCTGAAGCTCGTGGGACAGCGTCGCCGCCTGCTCGACTACCTCAAGCGGCGCGATTTCCAGCGCTACAAGAGCGTGATCGAGCAGCTCGGGATCCGCAAGTAACTCCCCGTCCTTCCTTCCTTCCCTCGCGAGTGCTCGAGATGCTGCGGCCGTCGGCCGCGGAGGAGTCATCTTTGATGTCGCAGCCCGGACACCAGCGAGTCCAGATCGAGTTTCACGGCCGTCCGCTGACGGTCGAAACCGGCCGCATGGCCAGGCAGGCCGGGGGTGCCGCCCTCGTGCAGTTCAGCGAGTCCGTCGTGCTGGTCACGGCGACGGCGCTCGCCACGGCGCGCGAGGGCATCGACTTCTTCCCCCTCACCTGCGACTACCAGGAGAAGACCTTCGCCGCCGGGAAGATCCCGGGCGGCTTCTTCAAGCGCGAGGGGCGACCGGCGGAGAAGGAGATCCTCACCTCCCGCCTGATCGACCGCCCCCTCCGCCCGCTCTTCCCGAAGGGCTTCAACTGCGAGACGCAGGTCATCGCCACC from Deltaproteobacteria bacterium includes these protein-coding regions:
- the truB gene encoding tRNA pseudouridine(55) synthase TruB; this translates as MTGVLLVDKPEGTTSAGVIRTLKPRLGRTKVGHLGTLDPFASGLLPLCLGEATKVARYLLAEEKAYEGTISLGTATDTLDRTGSPIATAPVPPLAQPELDAVAARFTGRQQQVPPMYSALKRDGVPLYELARRGLEVERAPREITIERIELALSGPDRIDFRIACSKGTYVRVLAADVGRALGTVAHLERLRRTRVGAFRVEDATAVDALLGLAPGATLPVVAVRDALAGYAAFSAPSDALGRLRRGQQEPLARLPAPRAAGETALLLDPAGNVAAVIEAAGARAAWRLVRLLGVS
- the rpsO gene encoding 30S ribosomal protein S15, producing MAVVQERTQEIVQAYRRHASDTGSPEIQIALLTNRIGYLTGHFKVHQKDHHSRRGLLKLVGQRRRLLDYLKRRDFQRYKSVIEQLGIRK